One stretch of Comamonas testosteroni DNA includes these proteins:
- the ccoO gene encoding cytochrome-c oxidase, cbb3-type subunit II: protein MSDQNNAAPKSFSHEKIETSNFLLIALTLFVLTIGGLVEIVPLFFQKSTTEAVAGLKPYTPLQLMGRDVYLREGCYNCHSQMIRPFRAETMRYGHYSVAGEFVYDHPFQWGSKRTGPDLHRVGGKYSDEWHRIHLNNPRDVVPESNMPAYSWLEANKVDDTAVATRMSALRKVGVPYTDAEIAGAQAEVKDKTEMEAVIAYLQVLGRAVK, encoded by the coding sequence ATGTCTGATCAAAATAACGCAGCTCCCAAGAGCTTTTCGCACGAGAAGATCGAGACCAGCAACTTTTTGCTGATCGCGCTGACGCTGTTCGTGCTGACCATTGGTGGCCTGGTGGAAATCGTGCCGCTGTTCTTCCAGAAGTCCACGACCGAAGCCGTGGCGGGTCTCAAGCCCTACACGCCGCTGCAGCTGATGGGACGCGACGTCTATCTGCGCGAGGGTTGCTACAACTGCCACTCGCAGATGATCCGTCCCTTCCGCGCCGAGACCATGCGCTACGGCCACTACTCGGTGGCGGGCGAGTTCGTGTACGACCACCCCTTCCAGTGGGGCTCCAAGCGCACCGGCCCCGACCTGCACCGTGTGGGCGGCAAGTACAGCGACGAATGGCATCGCATCCACCTGAACAACCCGCGTGATGTGGTGCCCGAGTCCAACATGCCTGCTTACTCCTGGCTGGAAGCCAACAAGGTGGATGACACGGCCGTGGCAACGCGCATGAGCGCGCTGCGCAAGGTGGGCGTGCCCTACACCGATGCGGAGATCGCTGGTGCTCAGGCCGAAGTCAAGGACAAGACCGAGATGGAGGCAGTGATTGCCTATCTGCAGGTCCTGGGTCGCGCCGTCAAGTAA
- the ccoN gene encoding cytochrome-c oxidase, cbb3-type subunit I has translation MEATNNNAVYYDDTVVRQFSIMAVVWGVVGMAVGVFIASQLAWPELNFGIPWLSYGRLRPLHTNAVIFAFGGSALFATSYYVVQRTCQTKLFMPKLASLTFWAWQLVIVAAAISLPLGYTQGKEYAELEWPIDLLITVTWVSYAIVFFGTIGIRKVKHIYVANWFFGAFILAVALLHVVNNVSIPAGWMKSYSAYAGVQDAMVQWWYGHNAVGFFLTAGFLGMMYYFIPKQAGRPVYSYRLSIVHFWALIFTYMWAGPHHLHYTALPDWAQSLGMVFSLILLAPSWGGMINGIMTLSGAWHKLRDDPILRFLIVSLSFYGMSTFEGPMMAIKTVNALSHYTDWTVGHVHSGALGWVGLITMGSLYYLIPRLFGREKMHSVPAIELHFWMATIGIVLYIAAMWIAGVMQGLMWRAVNPDGTLTYTFVESVKATYPFYVIRVTGGLLYLGGMLVMAWNTWKTAMAGRSVKVAVPAVVAHA, from the coding sequence ATGGAAGCAACAAATAACAATGCTGTCTATTACGACGACACCGTCGTAAGACAGTTCTCTATCATGGCCGTGGTATGGGGGGTGGTAGGTATGGCAGTGGGCGTGTTTATCGCGTCCCAGCTGGCCTGGCCGGAACTCAACTTCGGCATTCCCTGGCTGAGCTACGGACGTCTGCGCCCGCTGCATACCAATGCCGTGATCTTCGCCTTTGGTGGCTCGGCCTTGTTCGCCACCAGCTACTACGTGGTGCAACGCACCTGCCAGACCAAACTGTTCATGCCCAAGCTGGCCAGCCTGACCTTCTGGGCCTGGCAACTGGTCATCGTGGCTGCGGCCATCAGCCTGCCCCTGGGATACACCCAGGGCAAGGAATATGCCGAACTGGAATGGCCCATCGACCTGTTGATCACCGTGACCTGGGTGTCCTATGCCATCGTGTTCTTCGGCACCATCGGCATCCGCAAGGTCAAGCATATCTATGTGGCCAACTGGTTCTTCGGTGCCTTTATCCTGGCCGTGGCCTTGCTGCACGTGGTCAACAACGTCTCCATTCCTGCAGGCTGGATGAAGAGCTACTCGGCCTATGCCGGCGTGCAAGACGCCATGGTCCAGTGGTGGTATGGCCACAACGCCGTGGGCTTCTTCCTGACCGCCGGCTTCCTGGGCATGATGTATTACTTCATCCCCAAGCAGGCCGGTCGTCCCGTGTACTCGTACCGCCTGTCGATCGTGCACTTCTGGGCACTGATCTTCACCTATATGTGGGCCGGTCCTCACCACCTGCACTACACCGCGCTGCCCGACTGGGCCCAGTCGCTGGGCATGGTGTTCTCGCTGATCCTGCTGGCTCCCAGCTGGGGCGGCATGATCAACGGCATCATGACGCTGTCGGGTGCCTGGCACAAGCTGCGTGACGACCCCATCCTGCGTTTCCTGATCGTGTCCCTGTCGTTCTACGGCATGTCCACCTTCGAAGGCCCGATGATGGCCATCAAGACCGTCAACGCGCTGAGCCACTACACCGACTGGACCGTGGGCCACGTGCACTCCGGCGCTCTGGGCTGGGTGGGTCTGATCACCATGGGCTCTCTGTACTACCTGATTCCCCGCCTCTTCGGCCGCGAAAAAATGCACTCCGTGCCCGCGATCGAGCTGCACTTCTGGATGGCGACCATCGGCATCGTGCTGTACATCGCCGCAATGTGGATTGCCGGTGTGATGCAGGGCCTGATGTGGCGCGCCGTCAACCCCGACGGCACGCTGACCTACACCTTCGTGGAAAGCGTGAAGGCGACCTATCCCTTCTATGTGATTCGCGTGACTGGCGGTCTGCTGTATCTGGGCGGCATGCTGGTGATGGCATGGAACACCTGGAAGACCGCAATGGCCGGCCGTTCCGTCAAGGTGGCAGTGCCTGCCGTGGTGGCTCACGCCTGA
- the ccoS gene encoding cbb3-type cytochrome oxidase assembly protein CcoS, with product MDILYVLIPLSVVLVMAIVAALWWAVYRGQFESVEQEGERILRDD from the coding sequence ATGGACATTCTGTATGTATTGATTCCGCTGTCGGTTGTTCTGGTCATGGCCATTGTGGCTGCCCTGTGGTGGGCCGTGTACCGGGGCCAGTTCGAGAGCGTGGAACAGGAAGGCGAGCGCATTCTTCGCGACGATTGA
- a CDS encoding universal stress protein has product MYNRILIATDGTELSDKAVHAGLDLAALCGASVIALKVVSHYPRSYLEGSDLLDIKEAKRIEEQWTNQAQTLLNGVKAFGHERKVNVTTEIAHSDLVAESIVEMAKKHDCDLIVMASHGRKGLQRLLLGSETQHVLTHSPVPVLVLR; this is encoded by the coding sequence ATGTACAACCGCATTTTGATTGCTACCGACGGCACCGAACTCTCAGACAAGGCTGTGCATGCAGGCCTGGATCTGGCCGCTTTGTGCGGCGCCAGCGTGATTGCGCTCAAGGTTGTCTCGCACTATCCGCGCAGCTATCTGGAAGGCAGCGACTTGCTGGACATCAAGGAAGCCAAGCGCATTGAGGAGCAATGGACCAATCAGGCCCAGACCCTGCTGAACGGCGTCAAAGCCTTTGGCCATGAGCGCAAGGTCAATGTCACCACCGAAATCGCCCACTCCGACCTGGTAGCCGAGTCGATTGTGGAGATGGCCAAAAAGCACGACTGCGACCTGATCGTCATGGCTTCGCACGGTCGCAAGGGTCTGCAGCGCCTGCTGCTGGGCAGCGAAACCCAGCATGTGCTGACGCACTCGCCCGTGCCTGTGCTGGTGCTGCGCTGA
- a CDS encoding heavy metal translocating P-type ATPase → MHSHLLDDPQEWSSFGRPAGQGSKAPVSENTTEFPVWDSFVVLEGMHCAACALTIEEALRAVPGVQAAEVSAATRRARVQWRPTQVLPSQWMEAVLRAGYRALPARDAFARELRQAETRRALWRWLVAGLCMMQVMMYAWPAYTARPGDLSLEMETLLRWASWVISLPVVLFCCGPFFKSALKDITQRRVSMDLPVAIGMLITFVISTLGTFDPAGPFGQEVFFDSLTMFVFFLLTGRWLELRLRDRTAGALEAVMNRLPDSVLRQQPDSGEFERVATRRLRVGDVVRVLAGEAFPADGRILRGTTHADEALLTGESTPVLRAQGDAVTAGSYNLDSVVEVRVDSVGEGTRFAQIVNLMESASLQKPTLAQLADKVARPFLVVVLLAALAAAIWWWPTDPGKAMMVAVAVLIVTCPCALSLATPVAMLTAAGTLARSGVLVRNLQGLEALAAVDTLVFDKTGTLTRDGLVLRALTPAEGQNTDELLALAALLARQSMHPASKALAQAAEVAELPASAWLLDSVQEIAGSGLDVWVQARSNTALRRHLRLGSAAHCGVPELAPHELGQSVVLAEESQGGWLPLAQFHLSEDVRPEAAQVIADLRQQGVTVQLLSGDRSAAVQTVAAKLGIEQAQGDCKPQDKLAAMQAAQAAGHKVAMVGDGLNDGPVLAGAHVSFAFGRAVPLAQSRADFVVLGDSLELVLQSLLLARRTLSVVRQNLGWAAAYNAISIPLALVGWMPAWLAGLGMALSSLLVVANAARLARALPLQAADSNASAPAHLALRGTVMPLIQGGH, encoded by the coding sequence ATGCACAGTCATCTGCTGGACGATCCGCAAGAATGGAGCTCGTTTGGCCGACCCGCCGGCCAGGGCTCCAAGGCTCCAGTCTCCGAAAACACGACCGAATTCCCAGTTTGGGACTCTTTTGTGGTTTTGGAGGGCATGCACTGTGCTGCATGTGCGCTGACCATCGAGGAGGCGCTCAGAGCCGTCCCCGGAGTGCAGGCCGCCGAAGTCAGCGCCGCAACGCGCCGAGCCCGTGTCCAGTGGCGCCCGACCCAGGTGCTTCCATCGCAATGGATGGAGGCCGTCTTGCGTGCGGGCTACCGCGCCTTGCCCGCGCGCGACGCATTTGCGCGCGAGCTGCGCCAGGCCGAGACGCGCCGTGCCCTGTGGCGCTGGCTGGTGGCCGGCCTGTGCATGATGCAGGTGATGATGTATGCATGGCCTGCCTACACGGCGCGTCCCGGCGACCTGTCGCTGGAGATGGAGACCTTGCTGCGCTGGGCATCCTGGGTGATTTCTCTGCCCGTGGTGCTGTTTTGCTGCGGCCCGTTCTTCAAGAGCGCGCTCAAGGACATCACCCAGCGCCGCGTGAGCATGGATCTGCCCGTGGCCATAGGCATGCTGATCACCTTCGTCATCAGCACGCTGGGAACTTTTGATCCTGCCGGTCCCTTTGGTCAGGAAGTCTTCTTCGACTCGCTGACCATGTTTGTCTTTTTCCTGCTCACGGGGCGCTGGCTGGAGCTGCGTCTGCGCGATCGCACGGCCGGTGCATTGGAAGCCGTGATGAACCGGCTGCCGGATTCGGTGCTGCGTCAGCAGCCCGACTCGGGCGAGTTCGAGCGTGTGGCCACGCGCCGCCTGCGTGTGGGTGATGTGGTGCGTGTGCTCGCGGGCGAGGCTTTCCCCGCTGACGGCCGGATTCTGCGCGGCACCACCCATGCCGATGAGGCTCTTCTGACTGGCGAATCCACGCCTGTTTTGCGCGCACAGGGCGATGCAGTCACCGCCGGCAGCTACAACCTTGACAGTGTTGTCGAGGTGAGAGTGGATAGCGTGGGTGAGGGCACCCGCTTTGCGCAGATCGTGAATCTGATGGAAAGCGCTTCGCTGCAAAAGCCAACACTGGCCCAGTTGGCCGACAAGGTGGCCCGGCCTTTTCTCGTCGTGGTGCTGCTGGCGGCGCTGGCTGCAGCCATCTGGTGGTGGCCCACCGACCCAGGCAAGGCCATGATGGTGGCCGTGGCCGTGCTCATCGTCACCTGCCCCTGTGCGCTTTCCCTGGCCACCCCCGTGGCCATGCTTACGGCGGCCGGCACCCTGGCGCGCAGCGGCGTGCTGGTGCGCAATCTGCAGGGGCTGGAGGCGCTGGCCGCCGTGGATACGCTGGTGTTCGACAAGACCGGAACGCTCACGCGCGACGGCCTGGTGCTGCGCGCGCTGACGCCTGCTGAAGGTCAAAACACCGATGAGCTGCTGGCGTTGGCCGCCTTGCTGGCGCGCCAGTCCATGCATCCCGCTTCCAAGGCACTGGCCCAGGCGGCCGAGGTGGCCGAATTGCCTGCCAGCGCATGGCTGCTGGATTCCGTCCAGGAAATCGCTGGCAGCGGCCTCGATGTCTGGGTGCAGGCGCGCAGCAATACCGCCTTGCGCCGCCATCTTCGTCTGGGCTCGGCCGCGCATTGCGGCGTGCCTGAGCTGGCTCCGCATGAGCTGGGGCAGAGCGTGGTGCTGGCCGAGGAATCGCAAGGTGGCTGGCTGCCCCTGGCGCAGTTCCATCTGAGCGAGGATGTGCGCCCTGAAGCAGCCCAGGTCATTGCCGACCTGAGGCAGCAAGGCGTGACGGTGCAACTGCTCTCGGGTGACCGCTCTGCAGCGGTGCAAACTGTGGCCGCCAAGCTGGGCATCGAGCAGGCGCAGGGCGACTGCAAACCGCAGGACAAGCTGGCAGCCATGCAGGCGGCACAGGCAGCAGGGCATAAAGTTGCCATGGTGGGCGACGGCCTGAATGACGGCCCAGTTTTAGCCGGAGCGCATGTCTCTTTTGCTTTTGGTAGAGCAGTGCCGCTGGCACAATCGCGAGCAGACTTCGTGGTACTGGGAGACAGCCTGGAGTTAGTGTTGCAAAGCCTGTTGCTGGCCCGACGGACCCTGTCCGTGGTGCGCCAGAACCTGGGCTGGGCAGCAGCCTATAACGCGATCTCTATTCCTCTGGCCCTCGTGGGCTGGATGCCTGCCTGGCTGGCAGGGCTCGGCATGGCGCTGAGCTCCTTGCTGGTCGTCGCCAACGCAGCTCGTCTTGCACGTGCGTTGCCGCTGCAGGCTGCTGATAGCAACGCGTCCGCCCCCGCGCACCTTGCGCTGCGGGGCACCGTCATGCCACTGATTCAAGGAGGCCATTGA